A genome region from Erigeron canadensis isolate Cc75 chromosome 3, C_canadensis_v1, whole genome shotgun sequence includes the following:
- the LOC122591921 gene encoding craniofacial development protein 2-like, translated as MSFRLSLSNSYVRSCPSDLGAAKHRGVNARGKRTSRLRFGSWNVGTLTGKFLELCNALTRCKVDIACFQETRCTGKSSREENGYKLWYSGAPKSINGVGIIMTERLKDFVVQVERHGDRLMLVRLVIQEETINVISAYAPESGQGAGEKKNFWDSLDELVRSFPVDQ; from the coding sequence TTTAGGCTGTCGCTATCAAATAGTTATGTGAGGTCATGTCCTTCTGATTTAGGGGCGGCCAAGCATAGGGGGGTTAATGCTAGAGGAAAGAGAACCTCTAGGCTTAGATTTGGGAGTTGGAATGTAGGCACCCTTACGGGAAAGTTTTTAGAGCTATGCAATGCCCTGACTAGATGTAAGGTAGACATTGCATGCTTTCAAGAAACTAGGTGTACAGGGAAAAGTAGTAGAGAAGAGAACGGATACAAGCTATGGTACTCTGGAGCGCCTAAGTCGATTAACGGAGTAGGGATCATCATGACTGAACGACTTAAAGACTTCGTTGTGCAAGTGGAAAGACACGGGGATAGGTTGATGTTGGTGAGATTGGTGATACAAGAGGAGACAATAAACGTGATCAGCGCGTATGCTCCCGAGTCGGGCCAGGGAGCGGGAGAGAAGAAGAATTTTTGGGACTCACTGGATGAGCTTGTGAGGAGTTTCCCTGTTGACCAATGA
- the LOC122591919 gene encoding uncharacterized protein LOC122591919 has protein sequence MGLHQGSALNPYLFTLILDELSSGLQEELPWCMIFADDIALIARSTEELNRRLEKWREALEDNGLCVSQDKIEYLRCDFDKQEIRQNGDEDIRIGERVLGPKVSFRYLGSVIHKSGGIDEDVTHRIQAGWMRWRAASGVMCDKRMPLKLKGKFYRVAIRPTMLYGSECWPMTKAQASRVEVAEIRMLRWSCGKTLSDRIPTGVFREPNLKWHAVASWTWDAHDDACGICRMAFDGCCPDCKLPGDDCPLIWGACNHAFHLHCILKWVNSQTPQAHCPYCRAEWQFKE, from the exons ATGGGCCTTCACCAGGGTTCAGCGCTTAACCCATACCTTTTTACCTTGATCTTAGACGAGTTGTCTAGTGGCCTACAGGAGGAACTACCGTGGTGCATGATTTTTGCCGATGACATTGCACTGATTGCAAGATCAACGGAGGAGCTAAACCGTAGGCTAGAGAAATGGAGAGAAGCCCTTGAAGATAATGGTCTGTGTGTGAGCCAAGATAAGATTGAATACCTACGATGTGACTTCGATAAACAGGAAATAAGACAAAATGGGGATGAGGATATTCGCATTGGGGAGCGGGTATTAGGTCCGAAGGTGTCTTTTAGATACCTGGGATCTGTGATACACAAATCGGGAGGGATAGACGAAGACGTGACACATCGAATCCAAGCTGGATGGATGAGGTGGAGAGCAGCTTCTGGAGTCATGTGCGACAAGCGGATGCCGCTAAAACTGAAAGGCAAGTTTTACAGAGTGGCTATTAGACCGACTATGTTATACGGGTCAGAATGTTGGCCGATGACGAAAGCCCAAGCGTCTCGAGTAGAGGTGGCAGAGATAAGGATGCTAAGGTGGTCTTGCGGGAAGACCCTATCTGACAGGATCCCCACGGGAGTTTTTAGAGAGCCGAACTTGAA ATGGCATGCTGTAGCTTCATGGACATGGGATGCTCACGATGATGCATGTGGGATATGTAGGATGGCATTTGATGGTTGTTGTCCTGACTGTAAACTCCCTGGTGATGATTGCCCCTTGA TATGGGGTGCTTGTAACCATGCTTTCCATCTTCACTGCATTCTCAAATGGGTGAATTCTCAGACCCCCCAAGCTCACTGTCCTTATTGTCGCGCAGAATGGCAGTTTAAAGAATGA